The following are from one region of the Salvia hispanica cultivar TCC Black 2014 chromosome 1, UniMelb_Shisp_WGS_1.0, whole genome shotgun sequence genome:
- the LOC125215865 gene encoding ABC transporter G family member 1-like — protein sequence MSRVVSLSPIRDTLPFYNRREAEMEINTSPRAAARASTTLGQLLQCVGDARKEAAGDKTPVHHVLEMATEEPRTIPFVLAFSHLTYSVKSPRAAADTKVVLDDISGEARDGEIMAVMGASGSGKSTLIDALANRMAKGSLRGSVTLNGEVLESKMSKVISAYVMQDDLLFPMLTVEETLTFAAEFRLPRTLSKSKKKLRVEALIDQLGLRSAARTVIGDEGHRGVSGGERRRVSIGTDIIHDPIVLFLDEPTSGLDSTSAFMVVKVLQRIARSGSIVIMSIHQPSSRIMGLLDRMIFLSRGKTVFNGSPENLPVFFSDFGQSIPENENRTEFALDFIRELEGSESGTKSLVEFNKSWQNIDQQHHHQSIQNSPNLSLKEAISASISRGKLVSGATATASAGSAMVPTFANPMWIELAVLSKRSFMNSRRMPELFGVRLAAVVVTGFILATMFWRLDNSPKGVQERLGFFAFAMSTTFYTCADALPVFLQERYIFMRETAYNAYRRSSYVLSHSLVSIPPLVFLSLAFAVITFWAVGLDGDFVFYFLIILASFWAGSSFVTFLSGVVPHVMLGYVIVVAILAYFLLFSGFFINRDRIPVYWIWFHYISLVKYPYEAVLQNEFANAAKCFVRGAQIFDGTPLAAVPEEMKVKLLDSMSGTLGVRIGAGTCVTTGADILRQQSVEDLGKWSCLLVTVAWGFFFRSLFFVSLLIGSKNKRR from the coding sequence ATGTCAAGAGTCGTATCTCTCTCCCCAATCCGCGACACTCTCCCCTTCTACAACAGAAGAGAAGCCGAGATGGAAATTAACACATCCCCACGCGCCGCCGCACGCGCCTCCACCACACTCGGCCAGCTCCTGCAATGTGTCGGTGATGCGCGGAAGGAAGCCGCCGGCGACAAGACCCCGGTCCACCACGTGCTCGAGATGGCCACCGAGGAGCCACGGACGATCCCCTTCGTCCTCGCCTTCAGCCATCTCACGTACAGCGTGAAGTCCCCACGCGCCGCCGCGGATACCAAAGTTGTACTCGATGACATCTCCGGCGAGGCGCGTGATGGAGAAATCATGGCGGTCATGGGCGCGTCGGGTTCCGGAAAGTCGACTTTGATCGACGCCCTGGCGAACCGGATGGCGAAGGGGAGCTTGCGCGGCTCGGTCACGCTCAACGGCGAGGTGCTCGAGTCGAAAATGTCGAAAGTCATCTCGGCTTACGTGATGCAAGACGATTTACTGTTCCCGATGCTCACCGTGGAGGAAACCCTAACGTTCGCGGCAGAGTTCCGTCTGCCGCGGACGCTCTCCAAGTCGAAGAAGAAGCTCCGCGTCGAGGCGCTGATCGACCAGCTCGGGCTCCGGAGCGCCGCAAGGACCGTCATCGGGGACGAGGGCCACCGCGGCGTCTCCGGCGGCGAGAGGCGGCGCGTGTCGATCGGAACCGACATCATCCACGATCCGATCGTGCTTTTTCTCGACGAGCCGACGTCGGGGCTCGATTCGACGAGCGCGTTCATGGTGGTGAAGGTTCTGCAGCGGATCGCGAGGAGCGGAAGCATCGTGATCATGTCGATTCATCAACCTAGCTCGAGGATCATGGGATTGCTCGATCGAATGATCTTCCTTTCGCGCGGGAAAACCGTCTTCAACGGCTCGCCGGAGAATCTGCCGGTTTTCTTCTCCGATTTCGGCCAATCGATTCCGGAAAACGAGAATCGGACTGAATTCGCTCTCGATTTCATCAGAGAATTAGAAGGATCCGAAAGCGGAACAAAAAGCCTCGttgaattcaataaatcaTGGCAAAACATCGATCAACAACATCACCATCAATCGATCCAAAATTCACCGAATTTATCGCTGAAGGAGGCAATCAGCGCTAGCATTTCTCGAGGAAAGCTAGTCTCCGgcgccaccgccaccgcaTCCGCCGGATCCGCAATGGTGCCGACGTTCGCGAACCCTATGTGGATCGAATTAGCCGTTCTCTCAAAGCGATCCTTCATGAACTCGCGGCGGATGCCGGAGCTCTTCGGCGTCCGCCTCGCCGCGGTGGTGGTGACCGGATTCATCCTCGCCACCATGTTCTGGCGCCTCGACAACTCCCCGAAAGGCGTCCAGGAGCGCCTCGGCTTCTTCGCCTTCGCAATGTCGACGACGTTCTACACTTGCGCCGATGCGCTGCCGGTTTTTCTACAGGAGCGCTACATATTCATGAGAGAGACCGCGTACAACGCATACCGGCGATCGTCGTATGTTTTATCGCACTCGCTCGTGTCGATTCCGCCGCTGGTGTTTTTGTCCCTCGCCTTCGCCGTGATCACATTTTGGGCGGTGGGGCTCGACGgcgattttgtattttattttttgataattttggcTTCGTTTTGGGCGGGGAGCTCGTTCGTGACGTTTCTCTCCGGCGTGGTGCCGCACGTGATGCTAGGGTACGTGATTGTGGTGGCGATTCTCGCGTATTTCCTTCTCTTCAGCGGATTCTTCATCAATCGAGATCGGATTCCGGTGTATTGGATCTGGTTTCATTATATCTCGCTAGTGAAGTATCCGTACGAGGCGGTGCTGCAGAATGAGTTCGCCAACGCGGCGAAGTGCTTTGTGAGGGGGGCGCAGATCTTCGACGGGACGCCGCTGGCGGCGGTGCCGGAGGAGATGAAGGTGAAGCTGCTGGACAGCATGAGCGGGACGCTGGGGGTGAGGATCGGCGCCGGGACGTGCGTGACCACGGGGGCGGACATACTGAGGCAGCAGAGCGTGGAGGATCTCGGGAAGTGGAGCTGCCTGCTGGTGACGGTGGCGTGGGGGTTCTTCTTCAGATCGCTCTTCTTCGTGTCGCTGCTGATCGGGAGCAAGAACAAGAGGAGGTGA